One segment of Dolichospermum sp. DET69 DNA contains the following:
- a CDS encoding L-threonylcarbamoyladenylate synthase, producing the protein MNLSLSGLIEAAKTGKLISFPTDTVPALATIPTQAELIYAAKQRSFDKPLILMAAKAEDLWDYVQGSEIEYQIWQKIVNQYWPGALTLVLPASDKIPQVMNPHDPSTIGIRVPNNPIAQTILAQTGPMATTSANLSGQPALETKAEIEAQFPEVLTLEAIEYQGLGIPSTVAKWTENNWQILRQGSIKLDNYEL; encoded by the coding sequence ATGAACCTTTCATTATCAGGACTTATAGAAGCTGCAAAAACTGGAAAACTCATCAGTTTTCCCACAGATACCGTCCCTGCATTAGCCACTATACCCACACAAGCAGAATTAATTTATGCGGCAAAACAACGCAGTTTCGATAAACCCTTGATTTTAATGGCAGCCAAAGCCGAAGATTTATGGGATTATGTTCAAGGTAGCGAGATAGAATATCAAATTTGGCAAAAAATTGTGAATCAATACTGGCCAGGTGCATTAACCTTAGTATTACCAGCTAGTGATAAAATTCCCCAAGTCATGAATCCCCATGATCCTAGCACTATTGGTATTAGAGTCCCAAATAATCCAATTGCCCAAACTATTTTAGCGCAAACAGGTCCAATGGCTACAACTAGCGCTAATTTATCAGGTCAACCAGCTTTAGAAACCAAAGCCGAAATAGAAGCTCAATTTCCAGAGGTTTTAACATTAGAAGCTATAGAATATCAGGGTTTGGGAATACCTTCCACCGTTGCTAAATGGACAGAAAATAACTGGCAGATTTTAAGACAAGGTAGTATTAAATTAGATAATTATGAACTTTAG
- a CDS encoding PIN domain-containing protein, which translates to MIIVDTGALLALFNQRDTYHFQAQIAFNNISEPLISTYPVVTETCYMLTQFASDTASFNFLKSFCLGAFEIFYLEKYHVERIIELMENYANLPMDLADASLVVLAEHLQNGRIFTKEGNREQGTGNREQGTDKKHSFAPV; encoded by the coding sequence ATGATTATTGTTGATACTGGTGCTTTATTAGCGTTGTTTAACCAAAGAGATACTTATCATTTTCAAGCACAAATTGCATTTAATAATATTTCAGAACCACTAATTTCAACTTATCCAGTAGTTACTGAAACTTGTTATATGTTAACACAATTTGCTAGTGATACAGCCTCATTCAATTTTTTAAAAAGTTTTTGTTTAGGTGCTTTTGAGATTTTTTATCTTGAAAAGTATCATGTTGAAAGGATAATTGAATTAATGGAAAATTACGCAAATTTACCAATGGATTTAGCAGATGCTTCGCTGGTTGTACTTGCTGAACATCTGCAAAATGGGCGGATTTTTACAAAAGAAGGGAACAGGGAACAGGGAACAGGGAACAGGGAACAGGGAACAGATAAGAAACACTCATTTGCACCAGTTTAA
- a CDS encoding DUF1802 family protein, with the protein MNIQIMNGIQLPAFDIEMLALGKLIVVPFKQFQNEGKSFWLYPSQKLPDNLSLEEYYQPEYLAKAKNALAKYSTYPIHLKFWARCEYQWRINPEQKDLLPKIAQSTIWNLTALEKIFEQQKFLKLLILRVYYLSKHCIVNIPTDTGSFYWTKSEDIVNHASENDISVVSDSSFSNRKSLILSGNISPYQNIETLQFQCQNISATNPDIEKLNHDIKQFLGWYSVPPITKLDQSLDWIKTITTLGDRSIELEEKKSNYQAGTDFENIARDSLDFLGFKVETAYKGGAGGLDLYCSQPYALVCECKAGKSIPSRTVEELIKLGGMHLGREQFINSAKLVIGPGNATSDTQKSSQQWKVSIIKAMTLQKLVELKAKYPGAINLIELQKYLEPGQIDDKINEYIDKIEKEIKLRSHIIQLVKNYLQNSGIESAGVDTLDGAYFGSNPPQPLKPGEMHEILIELSSPLTGYLGREKANDGKTDKFYYLRDLPIN; encoded by the coding sequence ATGAATATTCAAATAATGAATGGAATTCAATTACCAGCTTTTGATATAGAAATGCTGGCTTTGGGGAAATTGATTGTAGTACCTTTTAAGCAGTTTCAAAATGAAGGTAAATCATTTTGGTTATATCCATCTCAAAAACTTCCAGATAATCTCAGCTTAGAGGAATACTATCAACCTGAATATTTAGCAAAAGCTAAAAATGCCTTAGCTAAATATTCAACATATCCTATTCATCTTAAATTTTGGGCGCGTTGTGAATATCAATGGCGTATTAATCCTGAGCAAAAGGATCTTTTACCGAAAATTGCACAATCAACAATTTGGAATTTGACTGCTTTAGAAAAGATATTTGAACAGCAGAAATTTCTCAAATTATTGATATTGCGAGTTTACTATCTTTCCAAACATTGCATAGTTAATATACCAACTGATACAGGTTCATTTTATTGGACTAAATCTGAAGATATAGTAAATCATGCAAGTGAAAATGATATTTCTGTGGTTTCTGATTCTAGTTTTAGCAACCGAAAAAGCTTAATTTTGTCTGGAAATATTTCTCCATACCAAAATATAGAAACCTTACAGTTTCAATGTCAAAATATTTCAGCAACCAATCCAGATATTGAAAAACTTAATCACGACATTAAGCAATTTCTAGGCTGGTATAGTGTTCCACCTATTACAAAATTAGATCAAAGTCTGGATTGGATAAAAACAATTACAACATTAGGAGATAGAAGCATAGAACTAGAAGAGAAAAAAAGCAACTATCAAGCGGGTACAGACTTTGAAAATATCGCACGGGATAGCCTTGATTTTTTAGGATTTAAAGTTGAAACTGCTTATAAAGGAGGTGCAGGAGGTTTAGACTTATATTGTTCACAACCTTATGCTTTAGTTTGTGAATGTAAAGCAGGTAAAAGTATTCCTAGCCGTACAGTTGAGGAATTAATTAAACTTGGTGGAATGCACTTAGGTAGAGAACAATTTATCAACTCGGCCAAATTGGTAATAGGACCAGGTAACGCTACCTCAGATACTCAAAAATCATCACAACAATGGAAAGTCAGTATTATCAAAGCTATGACATTACAAAAATTAGTAGAACTCAAAGCAAAATATCCAGGTGCAATAAACTTAATTGAATTACAGAAATACTTAGAACCGGGGCAAATTGATGATAAAATTAATGAATATATAGATAAAATAGAAAAAGAGATTAAATTGCGATCGCACATTATCCAACTTGTCAAAAACTATCTACAAAACTCAGGAATAGAATCTGCTGGAGTTGATACTTTAGATGGTGCATATTTCGGTTCAAACCCACCACAACCATTAAAACCAGGAGAAATGCACGAAATTTTAATAGAACTATCATCACCATTAACAGGTTACTTAGGAAGAGAAAAAGCAAACGATGGGAAAACAGATAAATTTTACTACCTACGAGATTTACCAATTAATTAA
- a CDS encoding CopG family transcriptional regulator: MQLEIQLDDDCVQKLAYIQEQTNQDFSEAIKQAIEKYYNQVQTNNKPPLAIFKELGLVGCFNGDSDLSVTYKTKMADYLQDKQKEERL, translated from the coding sequence ATGCAATTGGAAATTCAGCTTGATGATGACTGTGTTCAAAAACTTGCGTATATTCAGGAACAGACTAATCAAGATTTTAGTGAAGCTATTAAACAAGCTATTGAAAAATACTATAACCAAGTTCAAACTAATAATAAACCGCCTTTAGCAATATTTAAAGAACTTGGTTTAGTCGGATGTTTTAATGGTGATTCTGATCTGTCTGTTACTTATAAAACAAAAATGGCTGACTATCTTCAGGATAAACAAAAAGAAGAGCGATTATGA
- a CDS encoding aspartyl protease, whose protein sequence is MIEGYFGDGGRLFFEVELITTDGLNLPVDTLFDTGFTGFMAINKQDLQGLNWPFISKEKLRTAQGESRFDLYSGKVILDNQEYKIPVYAGDELTEILLGSAWLEFLPLVVNFQQSILTLG, encoded by the coding sequence ATGATCGAGGGTTATTTTGGTGATGGGGGGCGGTTATTTTTTGAGGTTGAATTAATTACTACTGATGGCTTAAATCTGCCTGTGGATACTTTGTTTGATACTGGTTTCACAGGCTTTATGGCTATTAATAAACAAGATTTACAAGGTCTAAATTGGCCATTTATATCTAAGGAAAAGTTAAGAACTGCACAGGGAGAGTCGAGATTTGATCTTTATTCTGGTAAGGTGATTTTGGATAATCAAGAGTATAAAATTCCTGTTTATGCTGGAGATGAATTAACGGAAATTTTATTGGGTTCAGCGTGGTTGGAGTTTTTGCCTTTGGTGGTGAATTTTCAACAGAGTATTTTGACTTTGGGATGA